A single genomic interval of Anopheles marshallii chromosome 2, idAnoMarsDA_429_01, whole genome shotgun sequence harbors:
- the LOC128708285 gene encoding protein chibby homolog 1, whose protein sequence is MPIFQKKFSPKVAPPRTQRLNIGCPPPAEDLDDFRTITLNLVDKQLCFNDGVWLNGLKPVPGGTATSGTGVNQTDDLLRMKRRMKTLEQENNMLQVKLDVLVDLLTENVIELNEIKNH, encoded by the coding sequence CCCATTTTTCAGAAGAAATTTTCCCCGAAAGTCGCACCACCGCGTACCCAGCGGCTCAATATTGGCTGTCCACCGCCGGCCGAAGATTTGGACGACTTCCGCACCATTACGCTGAATCTGGTCGACAAGCAGCTTTGCTTCAACGATGGCGTTTGGTTGAATGGGCTGAAGCCGGTTCCGGGCGGCACTGCAACATCCGGTACAGGCGTCAACCAGACGGACGATTTGTTGCGCATGAAGCGGCGTATGAAAACGCTCGAACAGGAAAACAACATGCTGCAGGTGAAGCTCGATGTGTTGGTCGATCTGTTGACGGAAAATGTGATTGAgctgaatgaaattaaaaaccacTAG